One Haloplanus vescus DNA window includes the following coding sequences:
- the cobN gene encoding cobaltochelatase subunit CobN, whose product MRKFTCSTPITLYQTMPTIGLYTATENELGAVQQAAGRLDGIDLVVRSESDLDDETDVDAFVDEVESATAVVFWLHGAEDSMPGYDHAVDRLAEAGVPLVVKSTGDAFAFEDTSVADADRDRVYDYLDSGGVVNIANCCRYLASEYGALNVEYDDPVDLPTEGVYHPDHPSVGYEELLATHDPDKPTIGVWFYESHWTHANTRYVDALVRRLEAEGANVLPAFCNPATDEEGQENAEWVARNWFSDEDGPIVDAVVSSFMFSLSMSERGRSASDEGDDAEEVFLTELGVPVLQAITTMRSESRYERSDTGVMGFELALSVALPEFDGNVITHPISGKERMDDEAGIGSAPKQHFPIDDRIDHVARLAVNWARLRHLPNEEKDIAVVLHNYPPSDDGIGTAFGLDSPESTVNLLDELDARGYAVDDPPADGEALIDTLTSQLTLDSRWVAPEDVTDLSVDVVSPEQYSEWFADADERFREHVVEEWGDPPDRPFAIPGVECGNVLVTVQPPRGFGMDPSKVYHDSDLQPPHDYYAFYAWLREDFDADAVVHLGTHGSLEWLPGKTVGLNGESAPDQLIDDLPNVYPYIINNPGEGTQAKRRSYAAVVDYLTPVMRSAGTYDDLSNLEELVREYREAGMEDARSDSGEQLRARIEEVVADLDLATDLGLDDADDVAFETLVERIHEYLTDVKTTQIRMGLHTMGEPPADDRLVEYLVALTRLENPGAPSLRESVAGVLGVDYDRMLDDPGAYDEDLGMYLSEAADHVYEQSLELVETLARHDFDMPESEADAGPDDEVNMNLLVVDIDPLGDARAKRGAHDALREALAFICEEAAPRVEGAEAEIPQTADALNGEYVPPGGSGAPTRGGVDLLPTGRNFYTLDPRKVPAKTAWDVGREVAEGVAARHHDEEGSYPEEIGVVAWGTPTVRTRGETIAQVLALMGVEPVWTDAGRVDDVEPIPLDELDRPRIDVTTRVSGLFRDAFPQAASVVHDAVDAVVALDEPHEMNYVKKHVEEEADELEAEGVDPDEADTMARHRVFTTKPGGYGAGTNKAVDEGNWDDRSDLADVYVQWGGYALGSRGRVSEAHDSFERRLGSVDATVKIEDTAEQDEFDSSDWYAFHGGFISAVGEIAGSDPASYVGDSSDPDNVDIYTNEEKVRKTMRARVLNPDWLDSMEEHGYKGAGDLSTTVDVALGWDATTGVVSDTLWSDLAEAYAFDEERQEWLRDVNPWALESITATFLEAIDRGLWDADSDVEDRIRDINLSVEGDLEAQTAESSEAISND is encoded by the coding sequence ATGCGAAAGTTTACTTGTAGTACCCCAATAACGCTTTATCAAACTATGCCGACTATCGGGCTCTACACGGCGACGGAAAACGAGTTGGGCGCGGTACAGCAGGCCGCGGGCCGACTCGACGGCATCGACCTCGTGGTTCGGTCGGAGAGCGACTTAGACGACGAGACCGACGTGGACGCCTTCGTCGACGAGGTCGAATCCGCGACGGCCGTGGTGTTCTGGCTTCACGGCGCGGAGGACAGCATGCCCGGCTACGACCACGCTGTCGACCGTCTGGCCGAGGCGGGCGTCCCCCTCGTCGTCAAGTCGACGGGCGACGCCTTCGCCTTCGAGGACACGAGCGTCGCGGACGCCGACCGCGACCGGGTGTACGACTACCTCGATTCCGGCGGCGTCGTCAACATCGCCAACTGCTGTCGCTACCTCGCGAGCGAGTACGGCGCCCTCAACGTCGAATACGACGACCCCGTCGACCTGCCGACCGAGGGCGTCTATCACCCCGACCACCCGAGCGTCGGCTACGAGGAGTTGCTGGCGACCCACGACCCCGACAAGCCCACCATCGGCGTCTGGTTCTACGAATCCCACTGGACCCACGCCAACACGCGGTACGTGGACGCACTCGTCCGCCGATTGGAGGCGGAGGGCGCGAACGTCCTCCCCGCGTTCTGTAACCCCGCAACCGACGAGGAGGGACAGGAGAACGCCGAGTGGGTGGCGCGCAACTGGTTCAGCGACGAGGACGGCCCCATCGTCGACGCCGTCGTGAGTTCGTTCATGTTCTCGCTGTCGATGAGCGAACGCGGCCGGTCGGCGAGCGACGAGGGCGACGACGCCGAGGAGGTGTTCCTCACGGAACTCGGCGTGCCCGTCCTGCAAGCCATCACGACGATGCGCTCGGAGTCGCGCTACGAGCGAAGCGACACGGGCGTGATGGGCTTCGAACTCGCCCTCTCGGTCGCGCTCCCGGAGTTCGACGGCAACGTCATCACCCATCCCATCAGCGGGAAAGAGCGCATGGACGACGAGGCGGGCATCGGGAGCGCGCCGAAACAGCACTTCCCCATCGACGACCGAATCGACCACGTCGCCCGCCTCGCGGTCAACTGGGCCCGACTCCGTCACCTGCCCAACGAGGAGAAAGACATCGCCGTCGTCCTGCACAACTACCCGCCGAGCGACGACGGCATCGGGACGGCGTTCGGCCTCGACAGCCCCGAGAGCACCGTCAACCTGCTGGACGAACTCGACGCGCGGGGCTACGCCGTCGACGACCCACCTGCGGACGGCGAAGCGCTCATCGACACGCTCACCTCGCAGTTGACTCTCGACTCGCGCTGGGTCGCCCCCGAGGACGTGACGGACTTGAGCGTCGACGTGGTGTCACCGGAGCAGTACAGCGAGTGGTTCGCTGACGCCGACGAGCGATTCCGAGAGCACGTCGTCGAGGAGTGGGGCGACCCGCCGGACCGGCCCTTCGCCATCCCCGGCGTCGAGTGTGGGAACGTCCTCGTCACGGTCCAACCCCCGCGCGGGTTCGGGATGGACCCCTCGAAGGTCTACCACGACTCGGACCTCCAGCCACCCCACGACTACTACGCCTTCTACGCGTGGCTTCGCGAGGACTTCGACGCCGACGCCGTCGTCCACCTTGGCACCCACGGGAGTCTGGAGTGGCTTCCGGGCAAGACGGTCGGCCTGAACGGCGAGAGCGCCCCCGACCAACTCATCGACGACCTGCCGAACGTCTACCCCTACATCATCAACAACCCCGGCGAAGGAACGCAGGCCAAGCGTCGCTCCTACGCCGCCGTCGTCGACTACCTGACGCCGGTCATGCGCTCGGCCGGCACCTACGACGACCTCTCGAACCTCGAAGAACTCGTGCGCGAGTACCGCGAGGCCGGGATGGAGGACGCCCGCAGCGACAGCGGCGAGCAACTCAGAGCGCGCATCGAGGAAGTGGTCGCCGACCTCGACCTCGCGACCGACCTCGGCCTCGACGACGCGGACGACGTGGCCTTCGAGACGCTCGTCGAGCGGATTCACGAATACCTCACGGACGTGAAGACCACCCAGATTCGGATGGGCCTGCACACGATGGGCGAACCGCCGGCTGACGACCGCCTCGTCGAGTATCTGGTCGCGCTCACGCGCCTCGAAAACCCCGGCGCACCGAGTCTCCGCGAGAGCGTCGCGGGCGTCCTCGGCGTCGATTACGACCGCATGCTCGACGACCCGGGCGCGTACGACGAGGACCTCGGGATGTACCTCTCCGAGGCGGCCGACCACGTCTACGAGCAGTCACTCGAACTCGTCGAGACGCTCGCTCGCCACGACTTCGACATGCCGGAGTCGGAGGCCGACGCCGGGCCGGACGACGAGGTGAACATGAACCTCCTCGTCGTCGACATCGACCCCCTCGGCGACGCCCGCGCCAAGCGCGGCGCACACGACGCGCTCCGCGAGGCACTCGCCTTCATCTGTGAGGAAGCAGCTCCACGGGTCGAAGGTGCCGAGGCGGAGATTCCGCAGACGGCGGACGCCCTGAACGGCGAGTACGTCCCGCCGGGCGGGAGCGGTGCGCCGACCCGCGGCGGGGTCGACCTCCTGCCGACGGGGCGCAACTTCTACACGCTCGACCCGCGGAAGGTCCCCGCCAAGACGGCGTGGGACGTGGGCCGGGAGGTGGCCGAGGGCGTCGCCGCCCGCCACCACGACGAAGAGGGGTCCTACCCCGAGGAAATCGGCGTCGTCGCGTGGGGGACGCCGACGGTCCGGACCCGCGGCGAGACCATCGCACAGGTGCTCGCGCTCATGGGCGTCGAACCCGTCTGGACCGATGCGGGCCGGGTCGACGACGTGGAGCCGATTCCGCTGGACGAACTCGACCGCCCGCGCATCGACGTGACGACGCGCGTTTCGGGCCTGTTCCGCGACGCCTTCCCGCAGGCCGCGAGCGTCGTTCACGACGCCGTCGACGCCGTCGTCGCCCTCGACGAACCCCACGAGATGAACTACGTGAAAAAGCACGTCGAGGAAGAGGCAGACGAACTCGAAGCCGAGGGTGTCGACCCGGACGAGGCCGACACGATGGCCCGTCACCGCGTCTTCACGACGAAACCCGGCGGCTACGGCGCGGGGACGAACAAGGCTGTCGACGAGGGCAACTGGGACGACCGGAGCGACCTCGCCGACGTGTACGTCCAGTGGGGCGGCTACGCCCTCGGGTCCCGGGGCCGGGTCTCGGAGGCCCACGACAGCTTCGAGCGCCGACTCGGCTCCGTCGACGCGACGGTGAAAATCGAGGACACGGCCGAACAGGACGAGTTCGACTCCTCGGACTGGTACGCCTTCCACGGCGGGTTCATCTCCGCCGTCGGCGAGATTGCCGGCTCGGACCCGGCCTCCTACGTCGGCGACTCCAGCGACCCCGACAACGTGGACATCTACACCAACGAGGAGAAGGTGCGAAAGACGATGCGAGCGCGGGTGCTCAACCCGGATTGGCTGGACAGCATGGAGGAACACGGCTACAAGGGCGCGGGCGACCTCTCGACCACCGTCGACGTGGCCCTCGGCTGGGACGCCACCACGGGCGTCGTGAGCGACACGCTTTGGTCTGACCTCGCCGAGGCCTACGCCTTCGACGAGGAGCGCCAGGAGTGGCTTCGGGACGTGAACCCGTGGGCCCTCGAAAGTATCACGGCGACCTTCCTCGAAGCCATCGACCGCGGGCTATGGGACGCCGATTCCGACGTGGAGGACCGAATACGAGACATCAACCTCTCGGTCGAGGGCGACCTCGAAGCGCAGACGGCCGAATCCAGCGAGGCAATTTCCAATGACTGA
- a CDS encoding cobalt-precorrin-7 (C(5))-methyltransferase, which yields MSDDYDLDSGPDPATVAAADPEPSREDGTDSVAAVGIGPGNPAYLTRRGARAIREADVVVGFETVVDFVADETDADLLTCGYADEAATLDTFAERVRDGDRGTAVLMGDPNHSGYQFVGKVERAVDAPVTVIPGISSLQVAASRARTPMEDSEFVTLHKSGALDSDLDRLVGAVGDRHLLVLPRPFDWMPGDIADLLLDAGADPGLESLVLERLTHADERVTRTTLGDLRESAGGSDRESTPYSDLSVLVVRADS from the coding sequence ATGAGCGACGACTACGACCTCGACAGCGGCCCGGACCCGGCGACCGTCGCGGCCGCCGACCCCGAACCGTCTCGCGAAGACGGCACCGACTCGGTCGCCGCCGTCGGCATCGGCCCCGGGAATCCGGCGTACCTCACTCGGCGCGGTGCGCGCGCCATCCGCGAGGCGGACGTGGTCGTCGGCTTCGAGACTGTCGTCGACTTCGTCGCCGACGAGACGGACGCCGACTTGCTCACCTGTGGCTACGCCGACGAGGCGGCGACGCTCGATACCTTCGCGGAGCGCGTCCGTGACGGCGACCGAGGGACGGCCGTCTTGATGGGCGACCCGAACCACTCGGGCTACCAGTTCGTCGGCAAGGTCGAACGCGCCGTCGACGCGCCCGTGACCGTCATCCCCGGCATCTCCTCGTTGCAGGTGGCGGCGAGTCGGGCGCGGACGCCGATGGAGGACAGCGAGTTCGTCACGCTCCACAAGAGCGGCGCGCTCGACTCGGATTTGGACCGACTCGTCGGCGCGGTGGGCGACCGGCATCTGCTCGTCCTCCCGCGTCCCTTCGACTGGATGCCCGGCGACATCGCCGACCTCCTCCTTGACGCCGGCGCCGACCCCGGCCTCGAATCGCTCGTCCTCGAACGACTGACGCACGCGGACGAGCGCGTGACGCGAACGACCCTCGGCGACCTACGCGAGTCGGCTGGCGGGTCGGACCGCGAATCGACCCCGTACTCAGACCTCTCCGTCCTCGTCGTGCGGGCAGACTCATGA
- a CDS encoding DUF3209 family protein, producing the protein MACAELEALRLALMNLTGSVDESVRQHAEAEIGDELEEDGPIAALANASTLDEIQRHLDAALVDLEEEAMQADTDDPDGAYLRGRVVAVRDAERTVRRLRTQTDALLDDLGEAHHTLHETFPTEE; encoded by the coding sequence ATGGCTTGCGCTGAACTCGAAGCACTCCGACTCGCACTGATGAACCTGACCGGCTCCGTCGACGAGAGCGTCCGACAGCACGCCGAAGCCGAAATCGGCGACGAACTCGAGGAGGACGGCCCGATTGCGGCGCTGGCGAACGCCTCGACGCTGGACGAAATCCAGCGCCACCTCGACGCCGCACTCGTCGACCTCGAAGAGGAGGCGATGCAGGCGGACACCGACGACCCCGACGGCGCGTACCTCCGGGGTCGCGTCGTCGCCGTCCGTGACGCCGAGCGCACGGTCCGTCGCCTCCGCACCCAGACCGACGCCTTGCTCGACGACCTCGGCGAGGCACACCACACGCTCCACGAGACGTTCCCGACCGAGGAGTGA
- a CDS encoding precorrin-8X methylmutase — MTDDDYADLGATTQDAMDIAETSMDIVRSFVPDETLEDRIRQKAVHATGSPDFQHLMRFHNDPVRAGARAVLDEQPIVTDITMAKAGITSRGHDCPVRKAIGNGAELAAETGMTRTASSVLELDREGAYDGAIAVVGNAPTGAMALSDCIEDGTRPAVVVATPVGFVKAADSRKRVREVAEEYGVPAITNVGTRGGSGLGAALANELIHVASDVREGDVEL; from the coding sequence ATGACTGACGACGACTACGCCGACCTCGGTGCAACGACACAGGACGCGATGGACATCGCGGAGACGAGCATGGACATCGTCCGCTCGTTCGTCCCAGACGAGACGCTCGAAGACCGCATCCGACAGAAGGCGGTCCACGCGACCGGCTCCCCCGACTTCCAGCACCTGATGCGATTCCACAACGACCCCGTTCGGGCGGGTGCGCGGGCCGTCCTCGACGAACAGCCCATCGTGACGGACATCACGATGGCCAAGGCCGGTATCACGAGTCGCGGGCACGACTGCCCCGTTCGGAAGGCCATCGGGAACGGCGCGGAACTCGCCGCCGAGACGGGGATGACACGGACCGCCTCCTCCGTCCTCGAACTCGACCGCGAGGGCGCGTACGACGGCGCCATCGCCGTCGTCGGCAACGCCCCGACCGGCGCGATGGCGCTGTCCGACTGCATCGAAGACGGCACCCGGCCGGCCGTTGTCGTCGCGACGCCCGTCGGCTTCGTCAAGGCGGCGGACAGCCGAAAGCGGGTCCGCGAGGTGGCCGAGGAGTACGGCGTCCCCGCCATCACGAACGTCGGGACGCGCGGCGGGAGCGGCCTCGGGGCGGCGCTGGCGAACGAACTCATCCACGTCGCCAGCGACGTGCGCGAGGGCGACGTCGAGCTATGA
- a CDS encoding ATP-binding protein, whose translation MERRPTPFPAIVGQEELKRALLAVATNDALDGLLVRGEKGTAKSTAVRSLTDLLPEQRVVADCPYGCPPDDPERQCESCRARDDAEWETRPVPLVTLPLGATRERVVGTLSVADALDGDAEFDPGLLARANRGILYVDEVNLLDDHLVDVLLDAAASGINRVERDGVSVSHPAEFTLVGTMNPEEGDLRPQLRDRFALQATVTGREDIDERVAVIDRALDRRDDPEAFAADYESDTDALRERLQTARRLLDDVALPDEFKADIAELCRDAGVDGHRADIATARTAVTLAALDGRTKVIQSDLREAAEFTLPHRLQSQPFEDAPDPDDVLDDHFDEDGDGESEDGEGEGTDEGADDGGEEGTSDDEGDESEGGDGDDEGTDPNAEHGEGDDGPNDGGNDTEESDGDESDGPTPSPAGGDSEGEDADTPEEGEDDDADADEATPLVPGQQRADVGDTERPPVDDVSTDSATPGDGSRAQVDATKSGRGSRVRSERATPDDAIDAAASVRAAATEGRARVEERDLRASVRRGSGGTLVVFVVDASASMRPAMREAKGTVMSLLRDAYEQRDGVAFVAVAGDEAEVLLPPTNSVTLAARHLKDLPTGDRTPLPDGLTAAHRLVTNADADATLVCVVTDGRANVADGSPTGATRAAARRLGASDASVVVVDAGDDGAGLTGIIQNETGGQRIPLADLTAERVADAASAAREE comes from the coding sequence ATGGAGCGTCGCCCCACACCGTTCCCGGCAATTGTCGGGCAAGAGGAGCTGAAGCGGGCGTTGCTGGCCGTCGCGACCAACGACGCGCTCGACGGTCTGCTCGTTCGCGGCGAGAAGGGGACGGCCAAGTCGACGGCCGTCCGGTCGCTGACCGACCTGCTGCCCGAGCAACGCGTCGTCGCTGACTGTCCGTACGGCTGTCCGCCGGACGACCCGGAGCGACAGTGCGAGTCGTGTCGCGCGCGCGACGACGCCGAGTGGGAGACGCGCCCGGTACCGCTCGTGACCCTCCCCCTCGGCGCGACCCGAGAGCGGGTGGTCGGCACGCTGTCGGTGGCCGACGCCCTCGACGGCGACGCCGAGTTCGACCCCGGACTGCTCGCCCGCGCGAACCGCGGCATCCTCTACGTCGACGAGGTGAACCTGCTCGACGACCACCTCGTGGACGTACTCCTCGACGCGGCGGCGAGCGGCATCAACCGAGTCGAGCGCGACGGCGTGAGCGTCTCCCACCCCGCCGAGTTCACCCTCGTCGGGACGATGAACCCCGAGGAGGGTGACCTCCGCCCGCAGCTCCGGGACCGATTCGCCCTCCAAGCGACGGTCACGGGCCGCGAGGACATCGACGAGCGCGTGGCGGTCATCGACCGCGCACTCGACAGGCGCGACGACCCCGAGGCGTTCGCGGCGGACTACGAGTCCGACACCGATGCGCTCCGGGAGCGACTCCAGACGGCGCGCCGACTCCTCGACGACGTTGCGCTCCCGGACGAGTTCAAGGCCGACATCGCCGAACTCTGCCGGGACGCGGGCGTCGACGGCCACCGAGCGGACATCGCCACCGCCCGCACCGCGGTGACGCTCGCGGCCCTCGACGGCCGGACGAAGGTGATTCAGTCCGACCTCCGGGAAGCGGCCGAGTTCACGCTCCCCCACCGGTTGCAGAGCCAACCCTTCGAGGACGCGCCGGACCCCGACGACGTACTCGACGACCACTTCGACGAGGACGGCGACGGGGAGAGCGAGGACGGTGAAGGAGAGGGTACCGACGAGGGAGCGGACGACGGCGGTGAGGAGGGAACCAGCGACGACGAAGGCGACGAGAGCGAGGGCGGCGACGGGGACGACGAAGGCACCGACCCCAACGCGGAACACGGCGAGGGCGACGACGGCCCGAACGACGGCGGCAACGACACCGAGGAGTCCGATGGCGACGAGTCGGACGGCCCGACACCGTCGCCCGCGGGGGGCGATTCGGAGGGCGAAGACGCCGACACGCCGGAGGAGGGCGAAGACGACGACGCTGACGCCGACGAAGCGACGCCGCTCGTTCCGGGCCAGCAACGCGCCGACGTGGGCGACACCGAGCGCCCGCCGGTCGACGACGTATCGACCGATTCGGCCACGCCCGGCGACGGGTCGCGGGCGCAGGTCGACGCCACGAAATCGGGACGCGGGTCGCGCGTGCGAAGCGAGCGCGCGACACCGGACGACGCCATCGACGCCGCGGCGTCGGTCCGGGCCGCCGCGACGGAGGGGCGGGCGCGCGTCGAGGAACGCGACCTGCGGGCATCGGTCCGGCGCGGGAGCGGCGGAACGCTCGTCGTGTTCGTCGTCGACGCCAGCGCGTCGATGCGCCCGGCGATGCGCGAGGCCAAGGGGACGGTGATGTCGCTCCTCCGTGACGCCTACGAACAGCGCGACGGGGTGGCCTTCGTCGCCGTCGCCGGCGACGAGGCCGAGGTGCTCCTGCCGCCGACCAACAGCGTCACGCTGGCCGCCCGCCACCTGAAGGACCTCCCGACGGGCGACCGGACGCCGCTCCCGGACGGGTTGACCGCCGCCCACCGACTCGTGACGAATGCCGACGCGGACGCCACCCTCGTCTGCGTGGTGACCGACGGGCGGGCGAACGTCGCCGACGGCAGTCCGACGGGTGCGACGCGCGCGGCGGCGCGCCGACTGGGAGCCAGCGACGCCTCGGTGGTCGTCGTCGACGCCGGCGACGACGGCGCGGGACTGACGGGAATTATTCAGAACGAAACCGGCGGCCAGCGAATCCCGCTCGCCGACCTGACAGCCGAGCGCGTGGCCGACGCTGCGAGCGCGGCGCGAGAGGAGTAA
- a CDS encoding cobyrinic acid a,c-diamide synthase produces MKGVVVGGTRSSVGKTVATLAILRALREQGHDVQPAKAGPDFIDPSHHEAVTGTPSRTLDLWLEGEAGLRRNYHRGEGDICIVEGVMGLYDGDCSSTAMVAEALDLPVVLVVDAKAGMESVAATAHGFREYAAQAGRDVTVAGVVAQRAHGGRHEQGIRDALPDGLDYFGRVPPRSSLEIPDRHLGLQMGEEAALDEAALDEAAESIRAGRIFDAAATPPRPDPTTVGERTDAKIAVARDAAFCFTYPATLERLRERADVSTFSPLAGDALPDCDGVYLPGGYPELHAETLADSPTLDAIASRAADGAAVLGECGGLMALTESLTTTAGDTHAMAGVLPADVRMHDRYQALDHVELRATGETLTAGADERRRGHEFHYSSADVGDDARFAFDVVRGDGIDDGRDGLQEYRTLGTYCHLHPESGAFDAFVERANGS; encoded by the coding sequence ATGAAGGGAGTCGTCGTCGGCGGCACCCGGTCGAGCGTCGGGAAGACGGTGGCGACCCTCGCCATCCTTCGCGCGCTTCGGGAGCAGGGCCACGACGTCCAGCCAGCGAAGGCGGGCCCGGACTTCATCGACCCGAGCCACCACGAGGCGGTGACGGGGACGCCCTCCCGAACGCTCGACCTGTGGCTCGAAGGCGAGGCGGGCCTGCGCCGCAACTACCACCGCGGCGAGGGCGATATCTGCATCGTCGAGGGCGTGATGGGCCTGTACGACGGCGACTGTTCCAGCACCGCGATGGTCGCGGAAGCGCTCGACCTCCCGGTGGTGCTGGTCGTCGACGCGAAAGCCGGGATGGAGAGCGTCGCCGCGACGGCCCACGGCTTCCGCGAGTACGCGGCGCAGGCCGGCCGCGACGTGACCGTCGCCGGCGTCGTCGCGCAACGCGCCCACGGCGGCCGTCACGAACAGGGGATTCGCGACGCCCTCCCCGACGGCCTCGACTACTTCGGGCGGGTTCCGCCGCGCTCGTCGCTGGAGATTCCGGACCGCCACCTCGGCCTCCAGATGGGCGAGGAAGCGGCGCTCGACGAGGCGGCACTCGACGAGGCGGCCGAGTCGATTCGCGCAGGCCGCATCTTCGACGCCGCGGCGACGCCACCGCGCCCCGACCCGACGACGGTCGGTGAGCGAACGGACGCGAAAATCGCCGTCGCCCGCGACGCCGCCTTCTGTTTCACCTATCCCGCGACGCTCGAACGCTTGCGGGAGCGTGCCGACGTGAGCACGTTCTCGCCGCTCGCCGGCGACGCCCTCCCCGACTGCGACGGCGTCTACCTCCCCGGCGGCTACCCCGAACTCCACGCCGAGACGCTCGCGGACAGCCCGACGCTGGACGCCATCGCATCGCGGGCCGCCGACGGGGCGGCCGTCCTCGGCGAGTGCGGGGGACTGATGGCGCTCACCGAGTCGCTGACGACGACGGCGGGCGACACCCACGCGATGGCCGGCGTCCTGCCCGCCGACGTGCGGATGCACGACCGGTATCAGGCGCTCGACCACGTCGAACTGCGGGCGACGGGGGAGACGCTGACCGCCGGGGCCGACGAGCGACGGCGCGGCCACGAGTTCCACTACTCAAGCGCCGACGTGGGCGACGACGCTCGGTTCGCGTTCGACGTGGTCCGCGGCGACGGCATCGACGACGGCCGCGACGGCCTGCAGGAGTACCGCACGCTCGGCACCTACTGCCACCTCCACCCCGAGAGCGGCGCCTTCGACGCCTTCGTGGAGCGAGCGAACGGGAGCTGA
- a CDS encoding PQQ-binding-like beta-propeller repeat protein, protein MDGLVDWRRHALGDLTPAGSRHNWARSAAAVDDGTVFAGGADGAVTAVRPTATPSEVWDADGEAAADTERYAVSMAARGDTLAVGERGPAGRVASLSAATGDRRWTYETVDDVGEATDPSLLFQPYVVDVAVVGETTVAAARRYDRDGEERSWSSVVLGFDPDGDVRWRYHARASPIALDADAGRVAVAYNRCTEAHVHGLVVLDADTGEPTMFWDPGTAGDRRVGDVALAPDGIAVASHGDKHGYRLDADGGEQWRVDLASEQVVDGETVYAYPNHVCDADGVTVFVTGNTYAESTRDPDARHPREHTVVAVAEGEVAWTHEVGGFARGVSTAGSLVAVPAAQHFRDRDAETHAVHLFDAREGHRCSRSIPGIASAVALGDDTLAVVEEPVEYHDEGVTRGAHRLHTWQVDG, encoded by the coding sequence ATGGACGGACTCGTCGACTGGCGCCGGCACGCTCTCGGCGACCTCACCCCCGCCGGGAGCCGTCACAACTGGGCGCGCTCTGCGGCGGCCGTCGACGACGGCACGGTCTTCGCCGGCGGCGCGGACGGCGCTGTGACTGCCGTCCGACCGACCGCGACCCCGTCCGAGGTGTGGGACGCCGACGGCGAAGCGGCGGCCGACACCGAGCGCTACGCCGTCTCGATGGCCGCGCGGGGGGACACCCTCGCCGTCGGCGAACGCGGACCGGCTGGCCGCGTCGCGTCGCTCTCGGCCGCGACGGGCGACCGACGGTGGACATACGAGACGGTCGACGACGTGGGGGAAGCGACCGACCCGTCGCTCCTGTTCCAACCCTACGTCGTCGACGTGGCCGTGGTCGGGGAGACGACCGTCGCCGCCGCGCGACGCTACGACCGCGACGGCGAGGAGCGGTCGTGGTCGAGCGTCGTCCTCGGATTCGACCCGGACGGCGACGTTCGCTGGCGCTACCACGCCCGCGCCTCCCCCATCGCACTCGACGCCGACGCCGGCCGCGTCGCCGTCGCGTACAACCGCTGTACCGAGGCGCACGTCCACGGCTTGGTCGTCCTCGATGCCGACACCGGCGAGCCCACGATGTTCTGGGACCCCGGGACGGCGGGCGACCGCCGCGTCGGTGACGTAGCGCTCGCTCCCGACGGCATCGCCGTCGCCAGCCACGGCGACAAACACGGCTATCGCCTCGACGCCGACGGCGGCGAGCAGTGGCGGGTCGATTTGGCGAGCGAGCAGGTCGTCGACGGCGAGACGGTCTACGCCTACCCGAATCACGTCTGTGACGCCGACGGCGTCACCGTCTTCGTCACGGGCAACACCTACGCCGAGTCGACGCGCGACCCCGACGCGCGCCACCCGCGAGAACACACGGTCGTCGCCGTCGCGGAGGGCGAAGTGGCGTGGACCCACGAAGTCGGCGGCTTCGCCCGCGGCGTGTCGACGGCCGGGTCGCTCGTCGCCGTCCCCGCGGCCCAGCACTTCCGCGACCGGGACGCCGAGACGCACGCGGTCCACCTCTTCGACGCCCGCGAGGGGCATCGCTGCTCGCGGTCGATTCCGGGTATCGCGTCGGCGGTGGCGCTCGGTGACGACACCCTCGCCGTCGTCGAAGAACCGGTGGAGTACCACGACGAGGGCGTCACGCGCGGCGCCCACCGCTTGCATACGTGGCAGGTCGACGGCTGA